The sequence CGGTGTCGGAATCAGACGGGGTCGTATCCTCCTTGGGAGAACGGGTTACAGCGCATTATTCGCCAAGCGCTTCGCGCTATCCCTTTCAAAAAACCCTTTGTTTGTATCGCCTGCTTAGTGTACGTCGAGCACGACGGATAATATTTACACGACCCGCTCAAAAATGGCAACGAGATGATTCC comes from bacterium and encodes:
- the yidD gene encoding membrane protein insertion efficiency factor YidD, which codes for MRTLSKTATNLIELYQKTVSPDHGIISLPFLSGSCKYYPSCSTYTKQAIQTKGFLKGIARSAWRIMRCNPFSQGGYDPV